Proteins from a single region of Gossypium arboreum isolate Shixiya-1 chromosome 1, ASM2569848v2, whole genome shotgun sequence:
- the LOC128280576 gene encoding uncharacterized mitochondrial protein AtMg00810-like: MAQGEKLSIIGDHARVDEKEYMSLVGCLLYLTATIPDLMHAVSLLARFMHYCNVVNFKAAKRVLRYIKGTLKFGMLFKKEEKLNLVGYSDSDWASCIDDMKSTSGYFFTLGSSVFCWCSKKQ, translated from the coding sequence ATGGCTCAAGGAGAGAAGCTGTCAATCATTGGTGATCATGCAAGGGTCGATGAGAAGGAGTACATGAGTTTAGTAGGTTGCTTGCTCTATTTAACAGCAACCATACCTGACTTGATGCATGCTGTAAGTTTGCTGGCAAGGTTTATGCATTACTGTAATGTAGTGAATTTCAAGGCTGCCAAGAGGGTGCTGAGATACATTAAAGGAACTTTGAAGTTTGGTATGCTATTTAAGAAAGAAGAGAAGCTGAATCTGGTTGGTTACTCAGACAGCGATTGGGCTAGTTGTATTGATGATATGAAAAGCACTTCAGGGTACTTTTTCACTCTTGGCTCGAGTGTGTTTTGCTGGTGTTCAAAGAAGCAATGA